In Nitrospira sp., a single genomic region encodes these proteins:
- a CDS encoding thioredoxin domain-containing protein produces MKPQSADHPPNRLNAESSPYLRQHAANPVDWFPWGEEALTRAKAEDKPILLSIGYSACHWCHVMAQESFERADIAALMNRDFINVKVDREERPDLDEIYQKSVQVFTGRGGGWPLTMFLTPDQEPFYGGTYFPPAPRHNLPGFPDVLRGVIEAYRHHRGEVAKHVERVKTGLLRVGLPKRSDEPLTERLLQEAGQELRCLFDDVHGGFGDGPKFPTVSPLNFMLRSSACPEDESLRRKVLFQLRKMAAGGIYDHLGGGFHRYSVDGRWMVPHFEKMLYDNAQLVRVYLDGWRLTKEARFRHVVEDTLEYVRRELTDQDGGFFAAQDADSEGREGAFFVWDQVELMAILGADLGGEFCRAYGVTEGGNFDGQNVLHRLGGLEASADEAEQSDAFLRPARAKVLAVRDRRPRPARDENRLTGWNAMMVCAFLDAYHAFGTTTYLATAERALTFLVDYAYADGRVYRTITSGQRRLNGYLDDAAWLATACLDAFEATSHRWYLEQAREIAHAALRHFWDDAAGGCFFTSHDHEALLQRMMSGTDSALPSGNAVFASLLLRLFSFTGEEGYYERARRIVTLFHRAMAQNPYGASAMLCVADWLLSQPKEVVVIGSRGNPLTEALLTTVHQRYLSNRVVLAVDQSMQASGSQLPLAAGKTGIQGNPAAYVCHGRTCSAPVTEPRELERLLS; encoded by the coding sequence GTGAAGCCGCAGTCTGCCGATCATCCGCCCAATCGTCTGAACGCCGAGTCCAGTCCCTATCTCAGGCAGCATGCCGCCAACCCCGTGGACTGGTTTCCCTGGGGAGAAGAGGCGCTGACGCGGGCGAAAGCCGAAGATAAACCGATCCTCCTCTCCATCGGGTACTCGGCGTGCCATTGGTGCCATGTGATGGCGCAGGAGTCGTTCGAACGAGCCGACATCGCCGCGCTCATGAACCGGGATTTCATCAACGTGAAGGTGGATCGCGAGGAGCGGCCCGATTTGGACGAGATCTATCAGAAGTCGGTCCAAGTGTTTACAGGTCGCGGCGGCGGATGGCCCCTTACCATGTTTCTCACGCCGGACCAGGAACCGTTTTACGGAGGCACCTACTTTCCGCCGGCGCCCCGTCACAATCTTCCGGGGTTTCCGGACGTCCTGCGGGGGGTCATCGAAGCCTATCGCCACCATCGCGGTGAAGTCGCGAAGCATGTGGAGCGCGTCAAGACGGGGTTGCTCCGGGTCGGATTACCGAAACGCTCCGATGAGCCGTTGACCGAGCGACTGCTGCAGGAGGCAGGACAAGAATTGCGCTGCCTCTTCGACGATGTTCATGGAGGTTTCGGCGACGGGCCGAAGTTTCCGACGGTCTCGCCGCTGAATTTCATGTTGAGGTCTTCGGCCTGTCCTGAGGACGAATCGCTCCGGCGGAAGGTCTTGTTCCAGCTGAGGAAAATGGCAGCGGGCGGGATTTACGACCATCTCGGCGGCGGATTCCACCGGTACTCGGTGGACGGTCGGTGGATGGTGCCGCATTTCGAGAAAATGCTGTACGACAATGCTCAGTTGGTGCGGGTGTACCTGGACGGTTGGCGGCTGACCAAGGAAGCGCGGTTCCGGCATGTCGTCGAGGATACGCTCGAGTATGTTCGCCGGGAATTGACCGATCAGGACGGCGGCTTCTTCGCCGCACAGGATGCGGACAGCGAGGGCCGCGAAGGAGCCTTCTTTGTGTGGGACCAGGTCGAACTCATGGCGATTCTTGGCGCTGATCTCGGTGGGGAATTTTGCCGAGCCTACGGGGTGACGGAGGGCGGGAATTTTGACGGGCAGAACGTACTGCATCGGTTGGGCGGACTCGAGGCTTCCGCGGACGAGGCGGAGCAGTCTGACGCGTTCTTAAGACCGGCGCGAGCGAAGGTATTGGCCGTTCGTGATCGGCGTCCCAGACCGGCGCGCGACGAGAACAGGTTGACCGGTTGGAATGCCATGATGGTGTGCGCCTTCCTCGACGCCTATCATGCCTTCGGCACGACGACCTATCTGGCGACCGCCGAGCGGGCGCTGACCTTCCTGGTGGACTATGCCTATGCGGATGGGCGGGTGTACCGGACGATCACGTCCGGGCAAAGGCGACTGAATGGATATCTGGACGATGCGGCTTGGTTGGCAACAGCCTGCCTCGATGCATTTGAAGCGACCTCGCACCGATGGTACCTCGAACAGGCGCGCGAGATTGCGCATGCCGCTCTTAGACACTTCTGGGACGATGCGGCGGGGGGATGCTTCTTCACGAGCCACGATCACGAGGCCCTGCTCCAGCGGATGATGTCGGGGACCGACAGCGCCCTGCCCTCGGGGAACGCCGTCTTCGCTTCCTTGCTTCTGAGGCTCTTCTCTTTCACCGGAGAGGAAGGGTATTATGAGCGGGCGCGGCGGATCGTGACGCTGTTCCACCGAGCGATGGCGCAGAATCCATACGGCGCGTCGGCCATGTTGTGCGTCGCGGACTGGCTCCTGTCCCAGCCCAAAGAGGTGGTGGTCATCGGATCGCGGGGCAATCCGTTGACGGAGGCGCTCTTGACGACGGTGCATCAGCGCTACCTGTCGAATCGGGTGGTGCTGGCGGTCGATCAGTCGATGCAAGCGAGTGGATCTCAGTTGCCGCTGGCTGCCGGAAAGACGGGCATACAGGGGAATCCGGCGGCGTATGTCTGTCATGGGCGGACCTGTTCAGCCCCGGTGACCGAGCCCAGAGAACTCGAACGGTTGTTATCATAG